In Rouxiella sp. WC2420, the following proteins share a genomic window:
- the pheA gene encoding bifunctional chorismate mutase/prephenate dehydratase, whose translation MSENPLLDLRERISALDVKLLALLAERRGMAIEVAQAKMHTHRPIRDIERERELLNRLIIEGKQHDLDGHYITRVFQLIIEDSVLTQQALLQQHLNNTASGSARIAFLGPKGSYSHLAARQYAARHFDQFIECGCLKFQDIFTQVETGQAEYAVLPIENTSSGSINDVYDLLQHTSLSIVGELTNVIDHCVLVSADTDLSKIETVYSHPQPFQQCSQFINRFPHWKIEYCESTAAAMEKVAAAKSPHVAALGSEAGGALYGLQVLEHNLANQKQNITRFIVLARKSIDVTEQVPAKTTLIMATGQQSGALVDALMVFREQGIIMTKLESRPINGNPWEEMFYVDVQANLRSEAMEKALRNLSPITRSLKVLGCYPSENVVAVNPE comes from the coding sequence ATGAGTGAAAACCCGTTACTGGATCTGCGTGAGCGCATCAGCGCCCTCGACGTCAAGCTGCTGGCGTTGCTGGCCGAGAGACGCGGCATGGCAATTGAAGTTGCCCAGGCTAAAATGCATACCCACCGCCCTATTCGTGATATTGAACGCGAACGCGAACTGCTTAACCGACTGATTATTGAGGGAAAGCAGCACGATCTCGATGGCCATTACATCACTCGCGTATTTCAGTTGATCATTGAAGATTCGGTGCTGACCCAACAGGCGTTGCTGCAACAACATTTGAACAACACAGCTTCCGGCTCCGCGCGTATCGCATTTCTTGGTCCAAAAGGCTCTTACTCTCATCTGGCTGCCCGCCAATACGCCGCTCGTCATTTCGACCAGTTTATCGAATGCGGTTGCCTGAAATTTCAGGACATCTTTACCCAAGTCGAAACCGGCCAGGCGGAATATGCCGTTTTGCCAATTGAAAATACCAGCTCAGGTTCTATCAATGACGTTTACGACTTGCTGCAACACACCAGCCTATCTATCGTCGGCGAGCTAACTAACGTTATAGATCACTGCGTGCTGGTATCTGCCGACACCGACCTGTCGAAAATTGAAACCGTTTATAGCCATCCTCAGCCTTTTCAGCAGTGTAGCCAGTTTATTAATCGCTTCCCACACTGGAAAATTGAATACTGCGAGAGTACCGCAGCAGCAATGGAAAAAGTGGCCGCGGCTAAATCACCTCACGTTGCGGCGCTGGGCAGTGAAGCCGGTGGCGCTTTGTATGGCTTGCAAGTGCTTGAGCATAACCTGGCTAACCAGAAGCAGAACATCACCCGCTTTATCGTGCTGGCGCGCAAATCTATCGATGTGACGGAGCAAGTTCCGGCAAAAACCACACTAATTATGGCCACCGGACAACAGTCGGGCGCGCTGGTTGATGCTTTGATGGTGTTCCGCGAACAAGGGATCATCATGACTAAGCTGGAATCACGCCCAATCAACGGTAACCCGTGGGAAGAGATGTTTTATGTCGATGTGCAGGCCAATCTGCGTTCCGAAGCCATGGAAAAAGCACTACGTAATCTGAGTCCAATTACCCGCTCGCTCAAGGTACTGGGCTGCTATCCGAGTGAAAACGTGGTCGCGGTCAACCCAGAATAA
- the tyrA gene encoding bifunctional chorismate mutase/prephenate dehydrogenase — protein sequence MVAELNALRDQIDEVDKALLDLLARRLHLVAEVGEVKSRYGLPIYVPEREAAMLASRRQEAVNLGVPADLIEDVLRRVMRESYSSENDKGFKTLNPALRPVVIVGGKGQMGRLFNRMLELSGYQVKILEQEDWPQAESLLADAGMVIVSVPIHLTEKVIARLPKLPGDCILVDLASIKNKPLQAMLAAHEGPVVGLHPMFGPDVTSLAKQVVVYCDGREPEAYQWLLEQLQVWGARLHKISAVEHDQNMAFVQALRHFATFAYGLHLSEENVEIEQLLALSSPIYRLELAMVGRLFAQDPQLYADIIMSSENNISLIKRYYQRFGDALALLETGDKQAFIEKFRKVEDWFGDYAPRFLKESGSLLRQANDIRR from the coding sequence ATGGTGGCCGAACTAAACGCATTGCGTGACCAGATAGATGAAGTCGATAAGGCGCTATTGGATCTTTTAGCTAGACGCTTGCATCTGGTTGCAGAAGTCGGTGAAGTTAAGAGCCGCTATGGCTTGCCGATTTATGTGCCCGAGCGTGAGGCTGCGATGCTGGCTTCTCGTCGCCAGGAGGCGGTTAATCTTGGCGTTCCGGCCGACCTGATTGAAGACGTTTTGCGCCGCGTGATGCGCGAATCTTATTCCAGTGAAAATGATAAAGGTTTTAAAACGCTTAATCCTGCGCTGCGCCCTGTGGTTATCGTTGGTGGCAAAGGGCAAATGGGGCGTCTGTTTAACCGCATGCTCGAACTTTCCGGTTATCAGGTGAAAATTCTGGAACAGGAAGACTGGCCGCAGGCTGAAAGCTTACTCGCCGATGCGGGGATGGTGATTGTCAGCGTTCCCATTCATTTAACTGAAAAGGTCATTGCGCGCCTGCCGAAACTGCCGGGCGATTGTATTCTGGTTGATTTGGCCTCGATCAAGAATAAGCCGTTGCAGGCGATGCTTGCTGCGCACGAAGGTCCAGTCGTTGGACTGCACCCGATGTTTGGACCTGATGTCACCAGTCTGGCTAAACAGGTGGTGGTCTACTGTGATGGACGCGAACCAGAAGCTTACCAATGGCTACTTGAGCAGCTACAGGTTTGGGGCGCGAGACTGCATAAAATCAGCGCCGTTGAACACGATCAAAATATGGCATTCGTGCAGGCATTACGCCACTTTGCAACTTTTGCCTATGGCCTGCATTTGTCGGAAGAGAATGTCGAGATTGAGCAACTGCTAGCGCTGTCTTCGCCAATTTACCGATTAGAACTCGCAATGGTAGGGCGGCTATTTGCGCAGGACCCTCAGCTTTACGCAGACATTATTATGTCATCAGAGAATAATATCTCGTTGATTAAACGCTACTATCAGCGTTTTGGTGATGCGCTGGCACTGCTGGAAACTGGCGACAAGCAGGCATTTATCGAGAAATTCCGTAAGGTTGAAGACTGGTTTGGCGATTATGCGCCGCGTTTCTTGAAAGAGAGCGGTTCATTGCTGCGTCAGGCCAACGATATTCGTCGTTAA
- a CDS encoding 3-deoxy-7-phosphoheptulonate synthase — MQKDALNNVHISAEEILITPEELKNKFPLSVENQTSIEQSRQTIANIIHGRDPRLLIVCGPCSVHDLDAAIDYARHLKTLSEELSDRLYIVMRVYFEKPRTTVGWKGLINDPHMDGTFDVEAGLHIARNLLLQLVSMGLPIATEALDPNSPQYLGDLFSWSAIGARTTESQTHREMASGLSMPVGFKNGTDGSLGTAINAMRAAAMPHRFVGINQAGQVCLLQTQGNPDGHVILRGGKTPNYSAEDVQDCEKQMQDAGLRPSLMIDCSHGNSNKDYRRQPLVAESAISQIKAGNRSITGLMLESHLNEGNQSSEQPRAEMRYGVSVTDACINWETTQTLLRKMHQELGDSLAARISGE; from the coding sequence ATGCAAAAAGACGCCTTGAACAACGTGCACATCAGCGCAGAAGAAATACTCATCACGCCGGAAGAGCTGAAAAACAAGTTTCCATTAAGTGTGGAAAACCAAACCAGCATCGAGCAGTCACGCCAGACTATCGCCAACATCATCCATGGTCGCGATCCACGCCTGCTGATAGTTTGTGGTCCGTGCTCCGTTCACGACCTTGATGCCGCAATAGATTACGCACGTCATTTGAAAACCCTTTCTGAAGAACTCAGCGATCGCTTGTACATCGTAATGCGCGTTTACTTCGAGAAACCGCGCACTACCGTGGGATGGAAAGGGCTAATCAACGATCCGCACATGGATGGCACCTTCGACGTCGAAGCCGGTTTACACATCGCGCGTAATCTTTTGCTGCAACTGGTGAGCATGGGCCTGCCAATCGCGACAGAAGCGCTGGATCCGAATAGCCCGCAGTACCTGGGCGATCTGTTCAGCTGGTCCGCTATTGGTGCGCGAACTACCGAATCACAAACGCACCGCGAGATGGCCTCGGGCCTGTCGATGCCGGTGGGCTTTAAGAATGGCACTGACGGTAGCCTGGGTACCGCAATCAATGCCATGCGTGCAGCCGCAATGCCGCACCGTTTTGTGGGCATTAATCAGGCCGGTCAGGTTTGTCTGTTGCAGACGCAAGGGAATCCAGACGGTCACGTGATCCTGCGCGGCGGTAAAACACCAAACTACAGCGCCGAAGATGTGCAAGACTGTGAAAAACAGATGCAGGATGCGGGACTCCGCCCGTCCTTGATGATAGATTGCAGCCATGGCAATTCAAACAAAGACTATCGCCGCCAGCCGCTGGTTGCCGAATCGGCCATCAGCCAGATTAAAGCCGGAAATCGTTCAATTACCGGGTTGATGTTGGAGAGCCATCTTAATGAAGGCAATCAATCTTCAGAGCAACCGCGTGCCGAGATGCGTTACGGCGTATCAGTGACCGATGCCTGCATTAACTGGGAAACCACGCAAACCCTGTTGCGTAAAATGCATCAGGAACTGGGTGATTCGCTGGCAGCAAGAATTTCAGGAGAATAA
- the rplS gene encoding 50S ribosomal protein L19 codes for MSNIIKQIEQEQMKQDVPSFRPGDSVEVKVWVVEGSKKRLQAFEGVVIAIRNRGLHSAFTVRKISNGEGVERVFQTHSPVIDSITVKRRGEVRQAKLYYLRERTGKSARIKERLNRVNAR; via the coding sequence ATGAGCAATATCATTAAGCAAATTGAACAAGAGCAGATGAAGCAAGACGTACCTTCATTCCGTCCGGGTGACTCGGTCGAAGTGAAAGTATGGGTTGTTGAAGGAAGCAAGAAGCGTCTGCAGGCATTCGAGGGCGTGGTTATCGCTATCCGTAACCGCGGTCTGCATTCTGCATTCACTGTTCGTAAAATTTCCAACGGCGAAGGTGTTGAGCGTGTATTCCAGACTCACTCACCTGTAATTGACAGCATCACTGTTAAACGTCGTGGTGAAGTTCGTCAAGCGAAACTGTACTACCTGCGTGAACGTACCGGTAAATCAGCGCGTATCAAAGAGCGTCTTAACCGCGTTAACGCACGATAA
- the trmD gene encoding tRNA (guanosine(37)-N1)-methyltransferase TrmD, protein MWIGIVSLFPEMFRAITDYGVTGRAVKNGLLSVECWSPRDFAYDRHRTVDERPYGGGPGMLMMVQPLREAIHTAKAAAGEGVKVIYLSPQGRKLDQQGVCELAAYQKIVLVCGRYEGIDERVIKTEIDEEWSIGDYVLSGGELPAMTLIDSVSRFIPGVLGHHASAEEDSFADGLLDCPHYTRPEVLEGMEVPPVLLSGNHAEIRRWRLKQSLGRTWLRRPELLENLALTDEQQVLLKEFQREHRIS, encoded by the coding sequence ATGTGGATTGGTATAGTTAGCCTTTTCCCCGAGATGTTCCGCGCAATCACCGATTACGGGGTAACTGGCCGGGCAGTTAAGAATGGCCTGCTGAGCGTAGAGTGCTGGAGTCCTCGTGACTTCGCCTACGATCGGCATCGTACCGTGGACGAACGCCCTTACGGCGGCGGACCGGGAATGCTTATGATGGTGCAACCTTTGCGGGAAGCGATTCATACAGCTAAAGCAGCGGCAGGCGAAGGCGTGAAAGTGATTTATCTTTCACCACAAGGACGCAAACTTGACCAGCAAGGCGTTTGCGAACTGGCGGCTTACCAGAAAATTGTTCTGGTATGTGGTCGCTATGAAGGGATCGACGAGCGCGTAATCAAAACCGAAATTGATGAAGAATGGTCAATTGGCGATTACGTACTTAGCGGTGGGGAGTTGCCAGCTATGACGTTGATTGATTCAGTGTCCCGTTTTATACCGGGCGTTCTGGGTCATCATGCTTCGGCAGAAGAAGATTCTTTCGCCGATGGATTGCTGGATTGTCCCCATTATACCCGTCCTGAAGTGTTGGAGGGCATGGAAGTACCGCCGGTTTTACTGTCGGGAAACCATGCAGAAATACGTCGCTGGCGTTTGAAGCAGTCGTTGGGTCGTACCTGGCTTAGAAGACCTGAACTTCTGGAAAACCTAGCTCTGACTGACGAGCAACAGGTGTTACTGAAAGAGTTCCAACGGGAACATCGCATCAGTTAA
- the rimM gene encoding ribosome maturation factor RimM (Essential for efficient processing of 16S rRNA) produces the protein MSKQLNPVTPEEPIVLGKMGSTYGIRGWLRVFSSTEDAESIFEYQPWFIQQAGKWQAVELESWKRHNQDLIIKVKGVEDRDAANLLTNREIVVDSSQLPDLGDGDYYWKDLFGCQVVASNGYELGKVIDMMETGSNDVMVVKANLKDAFGIKERLIPFLDGQVIKKVDLTTRIIEVDWDPGF, from the coding sequence ATGAGCAAGCAACTCAATCCAGTGACGCCTGAAGAACCGATAGTTCTCGGTAAAATGGGCTCAACTTACGGTATTCGCGGTTGGCTCAGAGTGTTTTCATCCACCGAAGACGCTGAAAGCATTTTCGAATACCAGCCGTGGTTTATCCAGCAGGCAGGTAAGTGGCAAGCTGTAGAGCTGGAAAGCTGGAAGCGCCACAATCAGGACCTGATCATCAAAGTCAAAGGCGTTGAAGATCGGGATGCGGCTAATCTTCTGACTAATCGCGAGATTGTTGTAGATTCAAGCCAGCTGCCAGACCTCGGCGATGGTGATTACTACTGGAAAGACCTGTTCGGTTGCCAGGTAGTAGCCTCCAACGGATACGAACTGGGTAAAGTCATCGATATGATGGAAACCGGTTCTAACGACGTCATGGTAGTTAAAGCAAACCTGAAAGATGCATTTGGCATCAAGGAGCGGTTGATTCCGTTCCTCGATGGGCAGGTTATCAAGAAAGTCGATCTCACTACTCGTATTATCGAAGTAGATTGGGATCCTGGTTTTTGA
- the rpsP gene encoding 30S ribosomal protein S16, with the protein MVTIRLARGGAKKRPFYQVVVTDSRNARDGRFIERVGFFNPLASGQAEALRLDLDRIAHWQDLGATVSDRVATLIKDAKKAA; encoded by the coding sequence ATGGTAACAATTCGTTTGGCACGTGGCGGCGCAAAAAAGCGTCCGTTCTATCAAGTAGTAGTGACCGACAGCCGCAATGCTCGTGATGGTCGCTTCATCGAGCGCGTAGGCTTCTTCAACCCATTGGCTTCTGGCCAGGCTGAAGCACTGCGTCTGGACCTGGATCGTATTGCTCACTGGCAAGATCTGGGTGCAACCGTTTCTGATCGCGTTGCTACGCTGATCAAAGACGCTAAGAAAGCAGCTTAA
- the ffh gene encoding signal recognition particle protein, with translation MFDNLTDRLSRTLRNISGRGRLTEENVKETLREVRMALLEADVALPVVRDFINRVKEASVGTEVNKSLTPGQEFIKIVQKELVTAMGEANSELNLAAQPPAVVLMAGLQGAGKTTSVAKLAKFLREKRKKKVLVVSADVYRPAAIKQLETLAEQVGVEFFASDASQKPIDIVNAALQHAKLKFFDVLLVDTAGRLHVDEAMMDEIKQVHAAIKPVETLFVVDAMTGQDAANTAKAFNEALPLTGVILTKVDGDARGGAALSIRHITGKPIKFLGMGEKIDALEPFHPDRVASRILGMGDVLSLIEDIESKVDRAQAEKLANKMKKGDGFDLTDFLDQLKQMRNMGGMASMMGKLPGMGQLPDNVKSQMDDKVLVRMEAIINSMTIKERAKPEIIKGSRKRRIALGAGMQVQDVNRLLKQFDDMQRMMKKMKNGGMAKMLRGMKGMMPPGFPGR, from the coding sequence ATGTTTGATAATTTAACCGATCGATTGTCGCGCACACTGCGCAATATCAGCGGCCGTGGGCGGCTGACCGAAGAAAATGTAAAAGAAACCCTGCGTGAAGTTCGCATGGCGTTGCTGGAGGCTGACGTTGCCCTGCCGGTAGTGCGCGACTTCATCAACCGTGTGAAAGAAGCGTCGGTTGGCACTGAAGTCAACAAGAGCCTTACACCGGGTCAAGAATTCATAAAAATCGTCCAGAAAGAGCTGGTTACAGCGATGGGCGAGGCGAATTCCGAGCTTAACCTTGCCGCGCAACCGCCAGCAGTGGTGTTAATGGCCGGTTTGCAGGGTGCGGGTAAAACCACCAGCGTTGCCAAGCTTGCGAAATTCCTGCGAGAAAAACGCAAGAAAAAAGTTTTGGTCGTCTCTGCCGACGTTTACCGTCCTGCGGCGATTAAACAGCTGGAAACCTTGGCCGAGCAGGTTGGGGTTGAGTTTTTCGCCTCCGATGCCAGCCAGAAGCCTATTGATATCGTTAACGCTGCGTTGCAGCACGCGAAACTGAAGTTCTTTGATGTGCTGCTGGTGGATACCGCCGGCCGTTTGCACGTTGACGAAGCGATGATGGACGAAATCAAGCAGGTTCACGCGGCTATCAAGCCGGTTGAAACGCTGTTTGTAGTCGATGCCATGACCGGTCAGGATGCGGCCAATACTGCAAAAGCCTTTAACGAAGCGCTGCCGCTAACCGGTGTGATTCTGACAAAAGTAGACGGCGATGCGCGCGGTGGTGCGGCATTGTCTATTCGTCATATCACGGGCAAACCTATTAAATTCCTGGGCATGGGTGAAAAAATCGATGCTCTTGAGCCTTTCCATCCGGACCGCGTGGCTTCACGTATTCTGGGGATGGGCGACGTGCTTTCCCTGATTGAAGATATCGAAAGCAAGGTAGACCGCGCACAGGCCGAGAAGCTGGCCAACAAGATGAAGAAGGGCGACGGTTTTGACCTCACCGACTTCCTCGATCAGCTCAAGCAGATGCGTAATATGGGCGGTATGGCGAGCATGATGGGCAAGCTACCGGGCATGGGTCAACTGCCTGACAACGTCAAGTCTCAGATGGACGACAAAGTTCTGGTGCGCATGGAAGCAATCATCAACTCGATGACTATCAAAGAGCGCGCCAAGCCTGAAATCATCAAGGGTTCCCGCAAGCGCCGTATCGCGCTGGGTGCCGGAATGCAGGTGCAAGACGTCAACCGACTGCTCAAGCAGTTTGACGACATGCAGCGCATGATGAAAAAAATGAAGAACGGCGGCATGGCTAAAATGCTGCGTGGCATGAAAGGTATGATGCCACCAGGTTTCCCTGGCCGTTAA
- a CDS encoding inner membrane protein YpjD — translation MPAFALVAMIAYLLSLSLIIPSLIRKNGTYRRIALLSAVVALVCHAITLEQRVFDVSTGQNLSLVNIGSIVSLIICTVMTIVASRSRGWFILPIVYCFALINLALVAFLPGEFITHLEASKGLLVHIGLALFSYATLIIAALYALQLAWLDYQLKNKKLSFSADMPPLMSIERKLFHITQGGVILLTLTLCTGLLYMENLFSRENIDKAVLSILAWLVYIVLLWGHYHEGWRGRRVVWFSMAGAILLTLAYFGSRLIQQFTTH, via the coding sequence ATGCCAGCTTTCGCTCTTGTCGCCATGATCGCCTATTTGTTAAGCCTTTCATTGATCATTCCCAGCCTGATCCGCAAGAATGGCACCTATCGGCGCATTGCGTTACTTTCAGCTGTGGTTGCTCTGGTTTGCCACGCGATAACCCTTGAGCAACGGGTGTTTGACGTCAGTACCGGGCAAAATCTCAGTCTGGTCAATATTGGTTCGATAGTCAGCCTGATCATTTGTACCGTGATGACCATTGTCGCATCGCGCAGCCGCGGCTGGTTTATTTTGCCGATCGTTTACTGCTTTGCATTAATCAATCTGGCACTGGTTGCCTTTTTGCCGGGCGAGTTCATCACCCATCTTGAAGCCAGCAAAGGGCTGTTGGTACACATAGGTCTGGCGCTGTTTTCTTATGCGACACTTATCATCGCGGCACTTTATGCCTTGCAATTGGCCTGGCTTGATTACCAGCTGAAAAACAAAAAACTGTCTTTCTCTGCGGATATGCCTCCTTTGATGAGCATCGAACGCAAGCTGTTCCACATTACTCAGGGCGGCGTTATCTTGCTTACCCTGACGCTTTGTACCGGCCTGCTGTACATGGAAAACCTGTTCAGCCGTGAAAATATCGACAAAGCCGTGTTATCAATTCTAGCCTGGCTGGTTTATATCGTTCTGCTGTGGGGACACTACCACGAAGGCTGGCGCGGTCGCCGCGTGGTGTGGTTTAGCATGGCAGGTGCCATCTTGCTGACCCTGGCTTATTTTGGCAGCCGTCTGATCCAGCAATTCACGACGCATTAA
- a CDS encoding HlyC/CorC family transporter, which produces MEHVSTTTLIIILVVMVVVSGYFSASETGMMTLNRYRLRHLAKQGNRAARRVEKLLKRPDQLISLVLIGNNLVNILASALATIVGMRLYGDAGVAIATGILTFVVLLFAEVLPKTYAALHPERVAFPSSVLLRPLQTIMMPLVWLLNSLSKILMRMFGIQTNVGISDAVSKEELRTIVNESRSQISRRNQDMLLSVLDLEKVSVDDIMVPRNEIVGIDINDDWKSIIRQLTHSPHGRIVLYRSSLDDAIGMLRLREAYRLMTEKREFTKENLLRAADEIYYIPEGTPLNIQLVKFQRNKKKVGIVVDEYGDIQGLVTVEDILEEIVGDFTTSMSPTLAEEVTPQSDGTVLIEGSANVRELNKAFNWNLPTDGPRTINGMLLEVLEDIPKIGVSLRIESYEVEILDVQDNMIKQVKVRPLKTLRSNKDH; this is translated from the coding sequence TTGGAGCACGTCTCTACAACTACCCTCATTATCATCCTGGTTGTCATGGTGGTAGTTTCCGGCTATTTTTCGGCCTCCGAAACCGGAATGATGACCCTCAACCGCTATCGTTTGCGCCATCTCGCCAAGCAGGGCAATCGCGCAGCACGCCGCGTGGAGAAGCTGCTCAAGCGTCCCGATCAGCTAATCAGCCTGGTGCTGATTGGCAATAATCTGGTTAACATTCTTGCCTCTGCGCTTGCAACTATCGTGGGCATGCGCCTTTATGGCGATGCAGGTGTGGCGATCGCTACCGGTATCCTGACCTTTGTGGTTCTGCTGTTCGCCGAAGTGTTGCCTAAAACCTATGCTGCGCTCCACCCTGAGCGCGTGGCTTTTCCCAGCAGCGTGCTGTTGCGCCCGTTACAAACCATCATGATGCCGCTGGTGTGGCTGCTTAACAGCCTGTCGAAGATCCTGATGCGCATGTTTGGTATCCAAACCAACGTCGGTATCAGCGACGCGGTGAGCAAAGAAGAGCTGCGCACGATTGTTAACGAGTCACGCTCGCAGATTTCCCGTCGCAATCAGGACATGCTGCTGTCTGTACTGGATCTCGAAAAAGTCTCCGTTGATGACATCATGGTGCCGCGTAATGAAATCGTTGGTATCGATATCAACGATGACTGGAAATCGATTATTCGTCAGCTGACTCACTCCCCGCATGGCCGCATCGTGCTTTATCGGAGTTCGCTCGATGATGCGATTGGCATGCTGCGACTGCGCGAGGCCTATCGCCTGATGACGGAAAAGCGTGAGTTCACCAAAGAGAATCTGCTGCGCGCTGCCGACGAGATTTACTATATTCCGGAAGGTACGCCGCTGAATATTCAGTTGGTAAAGTTCCAGCGTAACAAGAAGAAAGTCGGGATTGTGGTCGATGAATACGGCGATATTCAGGGCTTGGTAACGGTTGAAGACATTCTTGAAGAGATCGTCGGGGACTTTACAACCTCGATGTCTCCTACGCTTGCAGAAGAAGTCACGCCGCAGAGCGACGGTACCGTGCTGATTGAAGGCAGCGCCAACGTGCGCGAACTTAACAAGGCCTTCAACTGGAACCTCCCTACCGACGGACCGCGCACAATTAACGGCATGCTGCTTGAAGTGCTGGAAGACATTCCGAAGATTGGCGTTAGCCTGCGCATTGAAAGCTACGAGGTCGAGATACTCGACGTGCAGGACAACATGATCAAACAGGTTAAAGTCAGGCCGTTGAAAACGTTGCGTAGCAATAAAGATCATTAA
- the luxS gene encoding S-ribosylhomocysteine lyase has translation MPLLDSFTVDHTRMAAPAVRVAKTMKTPNGDTITVFDLRFCRPNIEVMTERGTHTLEHLFAGFMRNHLNGNGVEIIDISPMGCRTGFYMSLIGVPDEKLVASSWKSAMADILKVKDQNQIPELNIYQCGTCDMHSLKEAQEIAQHIVDSEIGVNHNDELALPPEKLTELHI, from the coding sequence ATGCCACTGTTGGATAGCTTTACCGTAGACCATACTCGAATGGCCGCCCCTGCTGTTCGCGTTGCTAAAACCATGAAAACCCCTAATGGGGACACCATCACCGTGTTCGATCTGCGCTTTTGCCGCCCGAACATTGAAGTGATGACCGAGCGCGGTACTCATACTCTTGAGCACCTGTTTGCTGGTTTTATGCGTAACCACTTGAATGGTAACGGCGTTGAGATTATCGATATTTCTCCAATGGGTTGCCGTACCGGTTTCTACATGAGCCTGATCGGTGTGCCTGATGAGAAGCTGGTTGCCAGTTCCTGGAAATCGGCGATGGCTGACATTCTGAAAGTTAAAGATCAGAATCAAATTCCTGAGCTGAACATCTATCAATGTGGTACTTGCGATATGCACTCATTGAAAGAAGCTCAGGAAATCGCTCAGCACATCGTTGATAGCGAAATTGGCGTTAACCACAACGATGAGCTGGCGCTGCCACCTGAAAAACTGACTGAACTGCACATCTAG